In the Gossypium raimondii isolate GPD5lz chromosome 9, ASM2569854v1, whole genome shotgun sequence genome, one interval contains:
- the LOC105797854 gene encoding S-protein homolog 18, whose translation MLDLKQFAFPMLAFFVMCPLAIAVSEDLLFINYHIHVTNDLPSDLPPGVPSLHLHCKSKDEDLGEKVMFKHEDYTWDAKINLFRTTLFFCSAWWEGKQQYFEAFKATRDEHRCRIYHNSCLWSVREDGIYFSKDSLTWYNEYPW comes from the coding sequence ATGCTTGACCTAAAACAATTTGCTTTCCCAATGCTGGCATTTTTTGTTATGTGCCCATTGGCAATTGCGGTGAGTGAAGATTTGCTGTTTATCAATTACCATATCCACGTAACCAACGATTTGCCTTCGGATTTGCCACCCGGTGTTCCTTCATTACATCTTCATTGCAAGTCTAAGGACGAGGATCTTGGTGAGAAGGTCATGTTTAAGCATGAGGATTACACATGGGATGCAAAAATAAACCTTTTCAGGACAACCCTTTTCTTTTGTTCTGCATGGTGGGAAGGGAAGCAACAATATTTCGAGGCTTTCAAGGCCACCAGAGATGAACATAGGTGTAGAATTTATCATAACTCTTGCCTGTGGTCAGTGAGGGAGGATGGGATTTATTTCAGCAAAGATAGTTTGACCTGGTATAATGAGTATCCGTGGTAG
- the LOC105797521 gene encoding uncharacterized protein LOC105797521, whose amino-acid sequence MFSSYFLVVEPLKDEKRAEVFGLNIKDWLLVNLSKPDYFTRSLGDWDVLFSVGCCSLWKRRNTRIFNPDAASNDTLLDYCYISWSPPPLSVWKVNVDGICKPGRFLATAGVIRDLNGKWLWGFGRNIGVCNAYEAEVLGSLIRLGSVEADTKSLN is encoded by the exons ATGTTTTCCAGCTATTTCCTTGTGGTGGAAcctttaaaagatgaaaaacgAGCAGAAGTTTTTGGCCTAAACATTAAAGATTGGTTACTTGTGAATCTTTCCAAGCCTGACTACTTCACTCGTTCCTTGGGTGATTGGGATGTTCTCTTTTCTGTTGGTTGTTGCAGCCTGTGGAAAAGACGGAATACTAGAATTTTTAATCCTGATGCTGCTTCTAATGATACTCTCTTGGATTATTGC TATATTTCGTGGTCCCCACCTCCTTTATCTGTCTGGAAAGTGAATGTTGATGGCATCTGTAAACCTGGTCGGTTTCTGGCAACTGCTGGTGTTATAAGAGATTTGAATGGTAAGTGGCTATGGGGCTTTGGTCGTAACATTGGGGTCTGTAATGCATATGAGGCGGAAGTGTTGGGATCTTTGATCAGGCTTGGAAGCGTGGAGGCCGACACAAAATCCTTGAATTAG
- the LOC105798615 gene encoding uncharacterized protein LOC105798615 isoform X1, giving the protein MGDALFELEQNLRSRKEQLTRQEENIFQRCKSSALNHFTAGVIAGGGLVWAATWKLNRLLRVNLSGGAAVILGFWKFGNSLDSSVDHILALDGTRMQSELANIIVKKYRHDTWKMRLISKHFYLEEVFDDSTSGPKLRWRYRNFFGDNVDQDQGTHGDFQDVSHKGSPSDIHNNFDRKKTDLKSEQVPVKSGFDLMADPLDCVFGYTATSEEIHHSTPSSMSSRAQSRAHRRANRRRRLHHQEASSSSHDNKYSKFDVM; this is encoded by the exons ATGGGTGACGCTTTGTTTGAGCTTGAGCAGAATCTACGATCCCGAAAG GAACAATTGACCCGACAAGaagaaaacatttttcaaaGGTGTAAGTCCTCGGCTCTTAATCATTTCACGGCTGGTGTAATTGCTGGTGGTGGTCTTGTTTGGGCAG CAACATGGAAGCTGAATAGGCTACTTCGGGTAAACCTCTCTGGTG GAGCTGCCGTAATACTTGGATTTTGGAAATTTGGGAATTCACTAGATTCGAGTGTTGACCATATTCTTGCGTTAGACGGAACTCGGATGCAAAGTGAATTAgcaaatat AATAGTGAAGAAATATCGGCATGATACTTGGAAGATGAGACTTATCTCTAAACATTTCTATTTAGAGGAAGTATTTGATGATTCAACGTCAGGGCCAAAATTAAGGTGGCGTTATCGAAATTTCTTTGGTGATAATGTTGATCAGGATCAAGGCACTCATGGCGATTTTCAGGATGTCTCCCATAAGGGCAGCCCCAGTGATATCCACAATAACTTTGACAGAAAAAAGACAGATTTGAAGTCTGAGCAAGTTCCT GTGAAGTCTGGTTTTGATCTAATGGCAGACCCACTAGATTGTGTTTTTGGTTATACGGCTACATCGGAGGAGATTCATCACTCTACTCCCTCAAGTATGTCAAGCAGAGCACAGAGTCGTGCACACAGGAGAGCTAATCGAAGGCGTCGATTGCATCATCAGGAGGCTTCATCGAGCTCGCATGATAATAAGTATTCTAAGTTTGATGTAATGTGa
- the LOC105798615 gene encoding uncharacterized protein LOC105798615 isoform X2 encodes MGDALFELEQNLRSRKEQLTRQEENIFQRCKSSALNHFTAGVIAGGGLVWAATWKLNRLLRVNLSGAAVILGFWKFGNSLDSSVDHILALDGTRMQSELANIIVKKYRHDTWKMRLISKHFYLEEVFDDSTSGPKLRWRYRNFFGDNVDQDQGTHGDFQDVSHKGSPSDIHNNFDRKKTDLKSEQVPVKSGFDLMADPLDCVFGYTATSEEIHHSTPSSMSSRAQSRAHRRANRRRRLHHQEASSSSHDNKYSKFDVM; translated from the exons ATGGGTGACGCTTTGTTTGAGCTTGAGCAGAATCTACGATCCCGAAAG GAACAATTGACCCGACAAGaagaaaacatttttcaaaGGTGTAAGTCCTCGGCTCTTAATCATTTCACGGCTGGTGTAATTGCTGGTGGTGGTCTTGTTTGGGCAG CAACATGGAAGCTGAATAGGCTACTTCGGGTAAACCTCTCTG GAGCTGCCGTAATACTTGGATTTTGGAAATTTGGGAATTCACTAGATTCGAGTGTTGACCATATTCTTGCGTTAGACGGAACTCGGATGCAAAGTGAATTAgcaaatat AATAGTGAAGAAATATCGGCATGATACTTGGAAGATGAGACTTATCTCTAAACATTTCTATTTAGAGGAAGTATTTGATGATTCAACGTCAGGGCCAAAATTAAGGTGGCGTTATCGAAATTTCTTTGGTGATAATGTTGATCAGGATCAAGGCACTCATGGCGATTTTCAGGATGTCTCCCATAAGGGCAGCCCCAGTGATATCCACAATAACTTTGACAGAAAAAAGACAGATTTGAAGTCTGAGCAAGTTCCT GTGAAGTCTGGTTTTGATCTAATGGCAGACCCACTAGATTGTGTTTTTGGTTATACGGCTACATCGGAGGAGATTCATCACTCTACTCCCTCAAGTATGTCAAGCAGAGCACAGAGTCGTGCACACAGGAGAGCTAATCGAAGGCGTCGATTGCATCATCAGGAGGCTTCATCGAGCTCGCATGATAATAAGTATTCTAAGTTTGATGTAATGTGa